A single Vanacampus margaritifer isolate UIUO_Vmar chromosome 7, RoL_Vmar_1.0, whole genome shotgun sequence DNA region contains:
- the gatb gene encoding glutamyl-tRNA(Gln) amidotransferase subunit B, mitochondrial isoform X1 → MNTSLSSWASCSRSESLQSGRPSATSPFHWKSSETSPTSPTMARRRLRGWWNLFQSRSSVNSACMRRMSSTLGCGLKLEGVVGLEIHAQIQSHTKMFSGSAVHFLSPPNSLVSFFDASLPGTLPVLNKQCVEAAVMTGLALDCHINRKSLFDRKHYFYADLPAGYQITQQRRPVAVDGVLNYSLLGGKNKNQMVRKNVRVKQIQLEQDSGKSLHDDARERTLIDLNRAGVGLMELVMEPDMTCGEEAAAAVRELQLIMQALGTCQGNMSEGQLRVDANVSVHRPGEPLGVRTEVKNINSVRYLAKAIDYEIRRQVDVLRRGGRVHNETRSYNSKSGTTVPMRDKEGLQDYRFMPEPNLPPLMVYEDPASVPPGADVQRTVVLQTLRSKLPELPAVRRDRLVETYNILPEHSFTLLNEEGLVEYFEEVLKATSREPRKVIGWVTNELLALLKQQDLNVSQSRVSPSSMAQLLELLEAGSISSTAAQQVFQEMWRQSGAKTAAEIVNEQDLSLVSDVEQLHAVCAKVVDSHPQEVQAFQAGNQKVLNKLIGSVRKETKGRADPIAVRKILLDKITETD, encoded by the exons TTTCCACTGGAAAAGTTCCGAGACTTCGCCGACCTCGCCCACCATGGCCAGGAGGAGATTGCGGGGTTGGTGGAACTTGTTCCAGTCGCGCTCGTCGGTGAACTCGGCCTGCATGCGACGGATGTCCTCCACGCTCGGCTGCGGGCTGAAG CTGGAAGGCGTCGTCGGCCTGGAGATCCACGCCCAGATTCAATCCCACACTAAAATGTTCTCCGGCTCGGCCGTCCACTTCCTATCGCCTCCAAACTCCCTGGTATCCTTCTTTGACGCCTCCTTACCCGGCACGTTACCC GTCCTGAACAAACAATGCGTGGAGGCAGCCGTGATGACGGGCTTGGCGCTCGACTGCCACATCAACAGGAAGTCACTTTTTGACAGGAAGCACTACTTCTACGCCGATCTCCCC gcgggctaccagatcaCGCAGCAGCGGCGGCCCGTGGCGGTGGACGGCGTGCTGAACTACAGCCTCCTGGGCGGCAAGAACAAGAACCAGATGGTCCGCAAGAACGTCCGCGTCAAGCAGATCCAGCTGGAGCAGGACAGCGGCAAGAGCCTGCACGACGACGCCCGCGAACGGACGCTCATCGACCTCAACAGGGCGG GCGTGGGCCTGATGGAGCTCGTGATGGAGCCCGACATGACGTGCggcgaggaggcggcggcggccgtcAGGGAGCTTCAGCTCATCATGCAGGCCCTCGGAACCTGTCAAGGGAACATGTCGG AGGGCCAGCTGAGGGTGGACGCCAACGTGTCGGTGCACAGACCCGGCGAGCCGCTCGGCGTCAGGACCGAAGTCAAGAACATCAACAGCGTTCGTTACCTGGCCAAGGCTATCG ACTACGAGATCCGGAGACAGGTGGACGTCTTGCGGCGAGGAGGCCGCGTGCACAACGAGACCCGCTCCTACAATTCCAAATCCGG gACGACCGTGCCCATGAGGGACAAAGAGGGTCTCCAGGACTACAG GTTCATGCCCGAGCCCAACCTTCCACCTCTCATGGTGTACGAAGACCCCGCCTCCGTTCCGCCGGGGGCCGACGTCCAGCGGACGGTGGTGCTGCAGACTTTGCGGTCCAAGCTCCCCGAGCTGCCCGCCGTCCGGCGAGACAGGCTGGTGGAGACGTACAACATCCTGCCCGAGCACAGCTTCACACTCCTG AATGAGGAAGGCCTGGTGGAATACTTTGAGGAGGTGCTGAAGGCCACCAGCCGGGAGCCCAGGAAGGTGATTGGCTGGGTGACCAACGAGCTCCTGGCCCTCCTCAAGCAACAAGATTTGAACGTCAGCCAAAG CCGCGTGTCGCCGTCCTCCATGGCGCAGCTGCTCGAGCTCCTGGAAGCGGGAAGCATCTCCTCCACGGCGGCCCAGCAG GTGTTCCAAGAGATGTGGAGGCAGTCGGGTGCGAAGACGGCGGCTGAGATCGTCAACGAGCAGGACTTGAGCCTCGTTAGTGACGTGGAGCAGCTGCATGCGGTCTGCGCCAAGGTGGTGGACTCGCACCCGCAAGAG GTGCAGGCCTTCCAAGCAGGCAACCAAAAGGTTCTGAACAAGCTGATAGGGTCGGTTCGAAAGGAGACCAAAGGCCGAGCCGACCCGATTGCGGTGCGGAAGATTCTGTTGGACAAGATTACAGAAACTGATTGA
- the gatb gene encoding glutamyl-tRNA(Gln) amidotransferase subunit B, mitochondrial isoform X2 has translation MAASSAAGRVRYKMLKKTLLLCPNASFTVRRLNVGFSRYDGQLQNRTKSVPMQLEGVVGLEIHAQIQSHTKMFSGSAVHFLSPPNSLVSFFDASLPGTLPVLNKQCVEAAVMTGLALDCHINRKSLFDRKHYFYADLPAGYQITQQRRPVAVDGVLNYSLLGGKNKNQMVRKNVRVKQIQLEQDSGKSLHDDARERTLIDLNRAGVGLMELVMEPDMTCGEEAAAAVRELQLIMQALGTCQGNMSEGQLRVDANVSVHRPGEPLGVRTEVKNINSVRYLAKAIDYEIRRQVDVLRRGGRVHNETRSYNSKSGTTVPMRDKEGLQDYRFMPEPNLPPLMVYEDPASVPPGADVQRTVVLQTLRSKLPELPAVRRDRLVETYNILPEHSFTLLNEEGLVEYFEEVLKATSREPRKVIGWVTNELLALLKQQDLNVSQSRVSPSSMAQLLELLEAGSISSTAAQQVFQEMWRQSGAKTAAEIVNEQDLSLVSDVEQLHAVCAKVVDSHPQEVQAFQAGNQKVLNKLIGSVRKETKGRADPIAVRKILLDKITETD, from the exons ATGGCAGCCTCCTCTGCTGCAGGAAGAGTCCGCTacaaaatgctgaaaaaaacattattattgtgCCCTAATGCGTCTTTTACAGTCCGGAGATTGAATGTAGGATTTTCGCGATATGATGGTCAGTTGCAGAACAGGACAAAAAG TGTTCCCATGCAGCTGGAAGGCGTCGTCGGCCTGGAGATCCACGCCCAGATTCAATCCCACACTAAAATGTTCTCCGGCTCGGCCGTCCACTTCCTATCGCCTCCAAACTCCCTGGTATCCTTCTTTGACGCCTCCTTACCCGGCACGTTACCC GTCCTGAACAAACAATGCGTGGAGGCAGCCGTGATGACGGGCTTGGCGCTCGACTGCCACATCAACAGGAAGTCACTTTTTGACAGGAAGCACTACTTCTACGCCGATCTCCCC gcgggctaccagatcaCGCAGCAGCGGCGGCCCGTGGCGGTGGACGGCGTGCTGAACTACAGCCTCCTGGGCGGCAAGAACAAGAACCAGATGGTCCGCAAGAACGTCCGCGTCAAGCAGATCCAGCTGGAGCAGGACAGCGGCAAGAGCCTGCACGACGACGCCCGCGAACGGACGCTCATCGACCTCAACAGGGCGG GCGTGGGCCTGATGGAGCTCGTGATGGAGCCCGACATGACGTGCggcgaggaggcggcggcggccgtcAGGGAGCTTCAGCTCATCATGCAGGCCCTCGGAACCTGTCAAGGGAACATGTCGG AGGGCCAGCTGAGGGTGGACGCCAACGTGTCGGTGCACAGACCCGGCGAGCCGCTCGGCGTCAGGACCGAAGTCAAGAACATCAACAGCGTTCGTTACCTGGCCAAGGCTATCG ACTACGAGATCCGGAGACAGGTGGACGTCTTGCGGCGAGGAGGCCGCGTGCACAACGAGACCCGCTCCTACAATTCCAAATCCGG gACGACCGTGCCCATGAGGGACAAAGAGGGTCTCCAGGACTACAG GTTCATGCCCGAGCCCAACCTTCCACCTCTCATGGTGTACGAAGACCCCGCCTCCGTTCCGCCGGGGGCCGACGTCCAGCGGACGGTGGTGCTGCAGACTTTGCGGTCCAAGCTCCCCGAGCTGCCCGCCGTCCGGCGAGACAGGCTGGTGGAGACGTACAACATCCTGCCCGAGCACAGCTTCACACTCCTG AATGAGGAAGGCCTGGTGGAATACTTTGAGGAGGTGCTGAAGGCCACCAGCCGGGAGCCCAGGAAGGTGATTGGCTGGGTGACCAACGAGCTCCTGGCCCTCCTCAAGCAACAAGATTTGAACGTCAGCCAAAG CCGCGTGTCGCCGTCCTCCATGGCGCAGCTGCTCGAGCTCCTGGAAGCGGGAAGCATCTCCTCCACGGCGGCCCAGCAG GTGTTCCAAGAGATGTGGAGGCAGTCGGGTGCGAAGACGGCGGCTGAGATCGTCAACGAGCAGGACTTGAGCCTCGTTAGTGACGTGGAGCAGCTGCATGCGGTCTGCGCCAAGGTGGTGGACTCGCACCCGCAAGAG GTGCAGGCCTTCCAAGCAGGCAACCAAAAGGTTCTGAACAAGCTGATAGGGTCGGTTCGAAAGGAGACCAAAGGCCGAGCCGACCCGATTGCGGTGCGGAAGATTCTGTTGGACAAGATTACAGAAACTGATTGA
- the gatb gene encoding glutamyl-tRNA(Gln) amidotransferase subunit B, mitochondrial isoform X4 — MQLEGVVGLEIHAQIQSHTKMFSGSAVHFLSPPNSLVSFFDASLPGTLPVLNKQCVEAAVMTGLALDCHINRKSLFDRKHYFYADLPAGYQITQQRRPVAVDGVLNYSLLGGKNKNQMVRKNVRVKQIQLEQDSGKSLHDDARERTLIDLNRAGVGLMELVMEPDMTCGEEAAAAVRELQLIMQALGTCQGNMSEGQLRVDANVSVHRPGEPLGVRTEVKNINSVRYLAKAIDYEIRRQVDVLRRGGRVHNETRSYNSKSGTTVPMRDKEGLQDYRFMPEPNLPPLMVYEDPASVPPGADVQRTVVLQTLRSKLPELPAVRRDRLVETYNILPEHSFTLLNEEGLVEYFEEVLKATSREPRKVIGWVTNELLALLKQQDLNVSQSRVSPSSMAQLLELLEAGSISSTAAQQVFQEMWRQSGAKTAAEIVNEQDLSLVSDVEQLHAVCAKVVDSHPQEVQAFQAGNQKVLNKLIGSVRKETKGRADPIAVRKILLDKITETD, encoded by the exons ATGCAGCTGGAAGGCGTCGTCGGCCTGGAGATCCACGCCCAGATTCAATCCCACACTAAAATGTTCTCCGGCTCGGCCGTCCACTTCCTATCGCCTCCAAACTCCCTGGTATCCTTCTTTGACGCCTCCTTACCCGGCACGTTACCC GTCCTGAACAAACAATGCGTGGAGGCAGCCGTGATGACGGGCTTGGCGCTCGACTGCCACATCAACAGGAAGTCACTTTTTGACAGGAAGCACTACTTCTACGCCGATCTCCCC gcgggctaccagatcaCGCAGCAGCGGCGGCCCGTGGCGGTGGACGGCGTGCTGAACTACAGCCTCCTGGGCGGCAAGAACAAGAACCAGATGGTCCGCAAGAACGTCCGCGTCAAGCAGATCCAGCTGGAGCAGGACAGCGGCAAGAGCCTGCACGACGACGCCCGCGAACGGACGCTCATCGACCTCAACAGGGCGG GCGTGGGCCTGATGGAGCTCGTGATGGAGCCCGACATGACGTGCggcgaggaggcggcggcggccgtcAGGGAGCTTCAGCTCATCATGCAGGCCCTCGGAACCTGTCAAGGGAACATGTCGG AGGGCCAGCTGAGGGTGGACGCCAACGTGTCGGTGCACAGACCCGGCGAGCCGCTCGGCGTCAGGACCGAAGTCAAGAACATCAACAGCGTTCGTTACCTGGCCAAGGCTATCG ACTACGAGATCCGGAGACAGGTGGACGTCTTGCGGCGAGGAGGCCGCGTGCACAACGAGACCCGCTCCTACAATTCCAAATCCGG gACGACCGTGCCCATGAGGGACAAAGAGGGTCTCCAGGACTACAG GTTCATGCCCGAGCCCAACCTTCCACCTCTCATGGTGTACGAAGACCCCGCCTCCGTTCCGCCGGGGGCCGACGTCCAGCGGACGGTGGTGCTGCAGACTTTGCGGTCCAAGCTCCCCGAGCTGCCCGCCGTCCGGCGAGACAGGCTGGTGGAGACGTACAACATCCTGCCCGAGCACAGCTTCACACTCCTG AATGAGGAAGGCCTGGTGGAATACTTTGAGGAGGTGCTGAAGGCCACCAGCCGGGAGCCCAGGAAGGTGATTGGCTGGGTGACCAACGAGCTCCTGGCCCTCCTCAAGCAACAAGATTTGAACGTCAGCCAAAG CCGCGTGTCGCCGTCCTCCATGGCGCAGCTGCTCGAGCTCCTGGAAGCGGGAAGCATCTCCTCCACGGCGGCCCAGCAG GTGTTCCAAGAGATGTGGAGGCAGTCGGGTGCGAAGACGGCGGCTGAGATCGTCAACGAGCAGGACTTGAGCCTCGTTAGTGACGTGGAGCAGCTGCATGCGGTCTGCGCCAAGGTGGTGGACTCGCACCCGCAAGAG GTGCAGGCCTTCCAAGCAGGCAACCAAAAGGTTCTGAACAAGCTGATAGGGTCGGTTCGAAAGGAGACCAAAGGCCGAGCCGACCCGATTGCGGTGCGGAAGATTCTGTTGGACAAGATTACAGAAACTGATTGA
- the gatb gene encoding glutamyl-tRNA(Gln) amidotransferase subunit B, mitochondrial isoform X3 yields the protein MEAGVLVAELEGVVGLEIHAQIQSHTKMFSGSAVHFLSPPNSLVSFFDASLPGTLPVLNKQCVEAAVMTGLALDCHINRKSLFDRKHYFYADLPAGYQITQQRRPVAVDGVLNYSLLGGKNKNQMVRKNVRVKQIQLEQDSGKSLHDDARERTLIDLNRAGVGLMELVMEPDMTCGEEAAAAVRELQLIMQALGTCQGNMSEGQLRVDANVSVHRPGEPLGVRTEVKNINSVRYLAKAIDYEIRRQVDVLRRGGRVHNETRSYNSKSGTTVPMRDKEGLQDYRFMPEPNLPPLMVYEDPASVPPGADVQRTVVLQTLRSKLPELPAVRRDRLVETYNILPEHSFTLLNEEGLVEYFEEVLKATSREPRKVIGWVTNELLALLKQQDLNVSQSRVSPSSMAQLLELLEAGSISSTAAQQVFQEMWRQSGAKTAAEIVNEQDLSLVSDVEQLHAVCAKVVDSHPQEVQAFQAGNQKVLNKLIGSVRKETKGRADPIAVRKILLDKITETD from the exons CTGGAAGGCGTCGTCGGCCTGGAGATCCACGCCCAGATTCAATCCCACACTAAAATGTTCTCCGGCTCGGCCGTCCACTTCCTATCGCCTCCAAACTCCCTGGTATCCTTCTTTGACGCCTCCTTACCCGGCACGTTACCC GTCCTGAACAAACAATGCGTGGAGGCAGCCGTGATGACGGGCTTGGCGCTCGACTGCCACATCAACAGGAAGTCACTTTTTGACAGGAAGCACTACTTCTACGCCGATCTCCCC gcgggctaccagatcaCGCAGCAGCGGCGGCCCGTGGCGGTGGACGGCGTGCTGAACTACAGCCTCCTGGGCGGCAAGAACAAGAACCAGATGGTCCGCAAGAACGTCCGCGTCAAGCAGATCCAGCTGGAGCAGGACAGCGGCAAGAGCCTGCACGACGACGCCCGCGAACGGACGCTCATCGACCTCAACAGGGCGG GCGTGGGCCTGATGGAGCTCGTGATGGAGCCCGACATGACGTGCggcgaggaggcggcggcggccgtcAGGGAGCTTCAGCTCATCATGCAGGCCCTCGGAACCTGTCAAGGGAACATGTCGG AGGGCCAGCTGAGGGTGGACGCCAACGTGTCGGTGCACAGACCCGGCGAGCCGCTCGGCGTCAGGACCGAAGTCAAGAACATCAACAGCGTTCGTTACCTGGCCAAGGCTATCG ACTACGAGATCCGGAGACAGGTGGACGTCTTGCGGCGAGGAGGCCGCGTGCACAACGAGACCCGCTCCTACAATTCCAAATCCGG gACGACCGTGCCCATGAGGGACAAAGAGGGTCTCCAGGACTACAG GTTCATGCCCGAGCCCAACCTTCCACCTCTCATGGTGTACGAAGACCCCGCCTCCGTTCCGCCGGGGGCCGACGTCCAGCGGACGGTGGTGCTGCAGACTTTGCGGTCCAAGCTCCCCGAGCTGCCCGCCGTCCGGCGAGACAGGCTGGTGGAGACGTACAACATCCTGCCCGAGCACAGCTTCACACTCCTG AATGAGGAAGGCCTGGTGGAATACTTTGAGGAGGTGCTGAAGGCCACCAGCCGGGAGCCCAGGAAGGTGATTGGCTGGGTGACCAACGAGCTCCTGGCCCTCCTCAAGCAACAAGATTTGAACGTCAGCCAAAG CCGCGTGTCGCCGTCCTCCATGGCGCAGCTGCTCGAGCTCCTGGAAGCGGGAAGCATCTCCTCCACGGCGGCCCAGCAG GTGTTCCAAGAGATGTGGAGGCAGTCGGGTGCGAAGACGGCGGCTGAGATCGTCAACGAGCAGGACTTGAGCCTCGTTAGTGACGTGGAGCAGCTGCATGCGGTCTGCGCCAAGGTGGTGGACTCGCACCCGCAAGAG GTGCAGGCCTTCCAAGCAGGCAACCAAAAGGTTCTGAACAAGCTGATAGGGTCGGTTCGAAAGGAGACCAAAGGCCGAGCCGACCCGATTGCGGTGCGGAAGATTCTGTTGGACAAGATTACAGAAACTGATTGA
- the fhip1aa gene encoding FHF complex subunit HOOK-interacting protein 1A, which translates to MASMVANGNQDGPSVVLQGADPETCMIVFKNHWAQVVKILEKHDPLRGGTSASAPSLGALGLGGFGPVPGDEASAVQNYVEHMLFLLMEEDCGKAGAMGPILEFVVLENVMERLFVWSLRREFTDAMKLEQLKMYEMLVCQSRQPLLHHKPVLRPLMMLLSACSGSGGAPGVEAQLVLLLHQLCCVLAKDPSILELFFHTSEDQGAANFLIFSLLIPFIHREGAVGQQARDALLLIMSLSAENRRVAKHVAENTFFCPVLATGLSGLYSSLPTKLEPPSDEWHCLHRDDWLRMPPLVQFLNSLEFCNAVTQVAHPDIRDQLLGYIHNGFLVPVLAPALHKLTLEEVMTTTAYLDLFLRSISEPALLQTFLSFILLHRHENVHILDTLVSRINTPFQLGIVSLALFRTLISLHCEDVMLQLILRYLIPCNHMMLSQRRVVRERDFYSASAAKILALTPSCCSPDRSPPPLRQLESILFSKAEKDGISVASDPVGNSSCTIGSEIYLDVSYLHYLDDAHERIGVCMRACRVWSAAYDGEDPPPEKYQPGVLEEPAPRKRAPPAPASARAQLPPNQLELEWDDSYDACPPGTAEPEHPPVSPPSTEPPRHIEEMRKSAILLVKGSYIEENEFQDDVKVYDLVAKKDTTAVEDPNPRKNGLTQQHPAENAKSPTDVGGDLLAQYEELIRTFDSNAGSKAGKCDAEAKGDAGAEDEEMDFTSFSVETPEPEKLQSPFGSAIRGPTRSHSAPFTGPFVSVLLSRLENMLSNSVHVNLLLTGILAQLASYPQPLLRSFLLNTNLVFQPTVRSLYQVLATVKNQIEQLAASGEDFPELIVAAQHWLLTRDTLYGEADKSSRVRGAGIMKSSPPPQPKSISAERTDVFASVLFSEFLKELAALAQEHSILSYIPMEE; encoded by the exons ATGGCCTCCATGGTCGCCAACGGAAACCAAGATGGGCCGTCCGTGGTGCTCCAAGGGGCGGACCCAGAGACATGCATGATTGTGTTCAAGAACCACTGGGCTCAG GTGGTGAAGATCCTGGAAAAACACGACCCCTTGCGCGGCGGCACCTCGGCCTCGGCGCCCTCGCTGGGTGCACTGGGCCTGGGCGGCTTCGGCCCCGTGCCGGGCGACGAGGCCAGCGCGGTGCAGAACTACGTGGAGCACATGCTCTTCTTGCTGATGGAGGAGGATTGCGGCAAGGCGGGCGCCATGGGCCCCATCCTGGAGTTCGTGGTGCTGGAGAACGTGATGGAGCGTCTGTTCGTGTGGAGCCTGCGCCGCGAGTTCACCGACGCCATGAAGCTGGAGCAGCTGAAGATGTACGAGATGCTGGTTTGCCAGTCTCGTCAGCCGCTGCTGCACCACAAACCGGTGCTGCGACCGCTCATGATGCTCCTGTCGGCGTGCTCGGGCTCGGGGGGGGCGCCCGGCGTGGAGGCCCAGCTGGTGCTCCTCCTGCATCAGCTCTGCTGCGTCCTGGCCAAAGACCCGTCCATCCTGGAGTTGTTCTTTCACACCAGCGAGGACCAGGGCGCGGCCAACTTCCTCATCTTCTCGCTGCTTATCCCCTTCATCCACCGCGAGGGCGCCGTGGGGCAGCAGGCGCGAGACGCGCTGCTCCTCATCATGTCCTTGTCGGCAGAGAACCGGCGGGTGGCCAAACACGTGGCGGAGAACACTTTCTTCTGTCCA GTTCTTGCCACGGGCCTCAGTGGTCTGTATTCATCCCTTCCCACCAAACTGGAACCCCCCAGTGACGAATGGCACTGCCTGCATAGGGACGACTGGCTCCGCATGCCCCCCCTGGTCCAGTTCCTCAACTCTCTGGAATTCTGCAATGCTGTCACCCAg GTGGCCCACCCCGATATCAGAGACCAGTTGTTGGGCTACATCCACAATGGTTTCCTCGTGCCTGTACTTGCGCCCGCTCTCCACAAG CTAACCCTGGAAGAGGTCATGACCACCACAGCGTACCTGGATCTCTTCCTGAGAAGCATCAGTGAGCCGGCTCTGCTGCAGACCTTCCTGTCCTTCATCCTGCTGCACCGCCACGAGAACGTCCACATTTTGGACACACTGGTCAGCCGTATCAACACACCCTTCCAG CTGGGCATCGTGTCACTGGCACTTTTCCGCACTCTCATCAGTTTGCACTGTGAAGACGTCATGTTGCAACTCATCCTCAG GTACCTGATCCCATGCAATCACATGATGCTGAGTCAGCGACGCGTCGTGAGGGAGCGCGACTTCTACTCTGCGTCGGCAGCCAAGATCCTGGCTTTGACACCGTCGTGCTGCTCGCCCGACCGTAGCCCGCCGCCACTCCGACAGCTGGAGTCCATACTCTTCTCCAAAG CTGAGAAAGACGGCATCTCCGTTGCGAGCGACCCCGTCGGCAACTCCTCATGCACCATCGGCTCCGAGATCTACTTGGACGTCAGCTACCTCCACTACCTGGACGACGCCCACGAGCGCATCGGCGTCTGCATGCGAGCGTGCCGGGTGTGGTCGGCCGCGTACGACGGCGAAGATCCACCACCGGAGAAATACCAACCGGGTGTCCTTGAGGAGCCGGCACCCAGGAAGCGAGCCCCACCGGCGCCGGCATCTGCGCGGGCGCAACTACCACCTAACCAGTTGGAGCTGGAGTGGGACGACAGTTACGATGCCTGCCCGCCAGGGACCGCCGAGCCCGAACATCCGCCTGTGTCGCCGCCTTCAACCGAGCCCCCCAGGCACATCGAGGAGATGagaaagtcggccattttgttggtGAAGGGCTCCTACATCGAGGAGAACGAGTTCCAGGATGACGTCAAGGTCTACGATCTGGTTGCCAAGAAAGACACCACAGCCGTTGAGGACCCGAACCCCCGGAAGAACGGACTCACCCAGCAGCACCCGGCCGAGAATGCCAAAAGTCCCACCGACGTGGGCGGGGACCTCCTGGCTCAGTACGAAGAGCTCATCCGGACGTTTGACAGCAACGCAGGCAGCAAAGCCGGAAAATGTGACGCTGAAGCGAAGGGTGACGCCGGGGCAGAGGATGAGGAAATGGACTTCACCTCCTTCTCCGTAGAGACGCCGGAGCCAGAAAAGCTGCAGTCGCCGTTTGGGTCGGCAATTCGCGGCCCCACCAGGAGTCATTCGGCACCTTTTACAG GACCTTTTGTCAGCGTCCTGTTGTCCCGCCTGGAGAACATGCTGTCCAACTCCGTGCACGTCAACCTGCTGCTGACGGGCATCCTGGCGCAGCTGGCCTCGTACCCTCAGCCTCTGCTGCGATCCTTCCTCCTCAACACCAATCTGGTCTTCCAGCCCACCGTTCGCTCGCTCTACCAG GTTTTGGCCACGGTGAAAAATCAGATCGAGCAGCTGGCTGCAAGCGGTGAGGATTTTCCGGAGCTGATTGTCGCCGCCCAACACTGGCTGTTGACCAGGGACACTTTGTACGGAGAAGCAG ACAAAAGCAGTCGCGTGCGAGGCGCCGGCATCATGAAGAGCTCGCCGCCCCCGCAACCCAAGTCCATCTCGGCCGAGCGCACCGACGTGTTCGCCAGCGTCCTCTTCAGCGAGTTCCTCAAAGAACTGGCCGCCCTGGCCCAAGAGCACTCCATCTTGTCTTACATTCCCATGGAAGAGTAA